ATTTATTTTCCGCGTCCTGATCCAGTCCGGCTCGACGAGAAAACCGTCGACTATGCACACCGACGGCAGTGCATAGAGCGCGAGGCGGAGGAGGGTGCGGTTGCCGAGCTTGAGCATGCGCATCATACGTTTTCCCGCACGGATTTCGGCGTCGCGTACATCCTGATGGGGAGAACAAAGAAGGGAATCCCCTCGGAGTAGAACTTTTTCTGAATGGCGGACACGACGTAGTTGTGGAGCCAGCGCGACAGGAATGAATCCTGCGGGAACGCGAGGCGTCCCGCAAAGAAGATGGCCTGGGGGAAGCGGTCCAGTATCTTCGTGCCCAGCTGAGTGATCTCGTCAACAACGTCGGTGCCGATATGGGAGATCCCCTCGGCGTAATAACCGTGCTTCTGCATGTAGCTCACGTAACGGTCCAGATCGCTCTTCACCTTGCCCTCGAGCTGGTCAAGCTCGTGAGCACCTTTAAAGACTCCGGCATCAACGAGGCCGATCTGAACGAACACGAAATTCCTGAACACATCCCCGAACATCCTGAAAATGCTGAACAGCGTGTGGAGCCCCATCCCATTGAAGCCGTTCACGAGCACCACCGCGGTCCTCGCCTGCGGATCAAAGTCCTGGCCGGCCCGGGGGCGGGGGGCGACGCCGGGAATGATCTCCGGGCTCGAGGATTCGGTCACGGCGATGAGGGCGTCCAGATTCCGGAGGAGGCGGGCGGTGTGCGTGTAGTGGCTCTTTATGGCGATGACGATGGCGATCAGCGTGCCGGTGACCGCCAGGGTTATCCATCCCCCCTCGTTGAACTTGGCGATGGTGACGGAGATGAGGATGAAGACGCAGAGGACCAGGCCCACGCCGTTCACGAACAGTTTCTTACGCCAGGGGCTAAATTTCTCACGGGAGCGCCACCAGTGCCGAACCATTCCGAGCTGCGAGAGGACAAAGGTGATAAAGACATTGATGCTGTAGAGCACGATGAGGAAGCGGACAGAACCGCGGCTGAGGAGCATCAGCGCGAGCCCCGCCGCTCCCATGAGCAGAATGCCGTTCTGCGTCACAAGGCGGTCGCTGAGCATCGCGAAACGAGTGGGGACCCATCGGTCCATGGCCATGTTGGCGAGCACCCGGGGCCCGTCGAGGAAGCCGGTCTGCGCGGCGACGAAGAGTATTGCCGCCTCGGAGATGAGGGTGATGAGCACGAAGAGATACCCCGTCCGCCCCCAGTCGCCGGCAATTCGTTCAAAAAGTACCGCGTTCAATGTCTTTCCGGCCTGTAACTGAGCCCCGAAGAGTATGAATGCGAACATGAGTCCCATCGCCATGAAGGCCAACGACACCGCCATATAGCGCATGGTGCGTTTACCCGTCTGGACCTTCGGCTCCCGGAGGATCGGGAGGCCGTTGCTCACCGCCTCGATCCCGGTATAGGTGCCCGCTCCCATGCTGTATGCGCGCAGCATCAGGAAAAGCATCCCGACGAAACCGAGCTCCGCGCTCGCCCGTTGGACCTCGGCCACCGTCTGTTTCGCAACCATGGGGAGACTCGTGAAGTGCGCCCCGAGCGCATAGATGATCGAAAACACATGGGTGATCACGAAGATTAAAAAGATCGGCACGAGCGGGAGCACCGATTCCTTCACTCCGCGCAGGTTCAGCACGGTGATTATCGCGACCCCGCCGACTGCGAGGCTTGGTTTCCAGGAATACCATTCCGGGGGGAGGAAGCTGAAGATGGCATCCGAACCGCTCGCGATGGAGATCGTGATGGTGAGCACGTAGTCAACCAGGAGGGCGCAGCCGGAGACCATCCCGAGAGTGGGGGAGAGCAGCTTGCTCGCGACGA
This portion of the Candidatus Auribacterota bacterium genome encodes:
- a CDS encoding APC family permease, coding for MHSKPSLLNRLKILVIGAAHSPHDKAIFHKLSLIAFFAWVGLGADGLSSSCYGPQEAFLALQGRIYLAIFVALGTALTVFIISASYSQIIELFPTGGGGYLVASKLLSPTLGMVSGCALLVDYVLTITISIASGSDAIFSFLPPEWYSWKPSLAVGGVAIITVLNLRGVKESVLPLVPIFLIFVITHVFSIIYALGAHFTSLPMVAKQTVAEVQRASAELGFVGMLFLMLRAYSMGAGTYTGIEAVSNGLPILREPKVQTGKRTMRYMAVSLAFMAMGLMFAFILFGAQLQAGKTLNAVLFERIAGDWGRTGYLFVLITLISEAAILFVAAQTGFLDGPRVLANMAMDRWVPTRFAMLSDRLVTQNGILLMGAAGLALMLLSRGSVRFLIVLYSINVFITFVLSQLGMVRHWWRSREKFSPWRKKLFVNGVGLVLCVFILISVTIAKFNEGGWITLAVTGTLIAIVIAIKSHYTHTARLLRNLDALIAVTESSSPEIIPGVAPRPRAGQDFDPQARTAVVLVNGFNGMGLHTLFSIFRMFGDVFRNFVFVQIGLVDAGVFKGAHELDQLEGKVKSDLDRYVSYMQKHGYYAEGISHIGTDVVDEITQLGTKILDRFPQAIFFAGRLAFPQDSFLSRWLHNYVVSAIQKKFYSEGIPFFVLPIRMYATPKSVRENV